One region of Pseudomonadota bacterium genomic DNA includes:
- a CDS encoding TolC family protein: MESLTAPPAGMKPLLLDDAVRDGLARNPRMKVAAEQVVQARARYNELWSGKRPLLNVTNRVIMQQQRTVNTSLLFPQGAPGLPQQVTLVERLQEQFQATLQQLLTTFGRLEGQIAAALVQVSVASQDAETTRRQLLYDIKRAYFDRLRAEANLRVTAMNLESARLTLGDTDLRFRQGLLARYDVLQADLEVVTATQRRDAAETEMQTTEARLAALLFDPSPGPHWMVPPQPVTFDVGTPLAQLETVAWACRPELASLTLSLEAARKLVGAAKADNSASVSLQLGYTTNAGNNLAPSDATNAMLVISWPLIDGGQRNAKVKGAESQLRVIEDNIALQRQAVRQQVQEAWASLLLARQNVDTAQRRLDDAASFHAMARMRFVGGIGTSLEMQNAVRSLNEARLNLVLTRTELDLSFAALEQSLGHDFADRRLTVPLPATNSAAPSSSRPAGQSAGGAERAAAPNSAAPAASPTQGSPR, encoded by the coding sequence GTGGAGTCGCTCACGGCACCGCCTGCCGGCATGAAGCCACTGCTTCTCGACGACGCGGTTCGCGACGGACTGGCGCGCAACCCGCGCATGAAGGTGGCCGCCGAGCAGGTGGTGCAGGCGCGCGCGCGCTACAACGAGCTCTGGTCGGGGAAGCGCCCGCTGCTCAACGTCACCAACCGCGTCATCATGCAGCAGCAGCGCACCGTGAACACCTCGTTGCTGTTCCCCCAGGGCGCTCCCGGCCTGCCGCAGCAGGTCACTCTCGTTGAGCGCCTTCAAGAGCAGTTCCAGGCCACGCTGCAGCAGCTCCTCACCACCTTCGGGCGCCTCGAGGGGCAGATCGCCGCCGCTCTCGTGCAGGTGAGCGTGGCCTCGCAAGACGCCGAGACCACGCGACGCCAGCTGCTCTACGACATCAAGCGGGCGTACTTCGATCGCCTGCGCGCCGAGGCCAATCTGCGGGTCACCGCCATGAACCTCGAATCGGCCCGCCTCACCCTGGGCGATACCGACCTGCGCTTCCGCCAGGGCCTTCTTGCGCGCTACGATGTGCTGCAGGCTGACCTTGAGGTGGTCACCGCCACGCAGCGGCGCGACGCGGCAGAGACCGAGATGCAGACCACCGAGGCGCGCCTGGCCGCACTGCTCTTCGACCCATCGCCGGGCCCACACTGGATGGTGCCTCCGCAACCGGTCACGTTCGATGTGGGCACGCCGCTGGCGCAGCTCGAGACCGTGGCCTGGGCGTGCCGTCCGGAGCTGGCCTCTCTCACGCTGAGTCTCGAGGCCGCGCGCAAGCTGGTGGGCGCCGCGAAGGCAGACAACAGCGCCTCGGTGAGCCTGCAGCTGGGCTACACCACCAACGCGGGCAACAACCTGGCGCCCTCTGACGCCACCAACGCCATGCTCGTCATCAGCTGGCCCCTCATCGACGGAGGGCAGCGCAACGCCAAGGTGAAGGGCGCGGAGTCGCAGCTTCGCGTCATCGAGGACAACATCGCCCTGCAGCGCCAGGCGGTGCGCCAGCAGGTGCAGGAGGCCTGGGCGTCGCTGCTCCTGGCCCGCCAGAACGTCGACACCGCGCAGCGGCGTCTCGACGACGCGGCCAGCTTCCACGCCATGGCGCGCATGCGCTTCGTGGGCGGCATCGGCACCAGTCTCGAGATGCAGAACGCGGTGCGCAGCCTCAACGAGGCGCGGCTCAACCTCGTGCTCACCCGCACCGAGCTCGACCTCTCCTTTGCCGCCCTCGAGCAGAGCCTGGGGCACGATTTCGCCGATCGCAGACTGACGGTGCCGCTCCCTGCAACGAACTCCGCGGCTCCGTCGTCCTCTCGCCCTGCTGGTCAGTCTGCGGGGGGCGCGGAGCGCGCCGCTGCACCGAACAGCGCCGCTCCTGCGGCCTCGCCCACCCAGGGGAGCCCCCGATGA
- a CDS encoding efflux RND transporter periplasmic adaptor subunit gives MEAPYVIPCTEPSPRKRGIQTLVLGCATALLLLTTSCSGGGEKGKAGKPAASAGGGAASAPRVFVIEAGRQAVPIVNTYPAQTLASESVQLRPRVEGYLLNFSFREGSLVNQGQLLFEIDPAPFQAALEQALASRSRAVASQDAAQADISRANADLAYARKQVDYVRACAQLTTAEASLKKATEDVNRYRPLAKAQAIPQQTLDYALAALSQAQADVTAAKATVTNSKLKTEADITRAQSAVGTAQANLAAARAGLQAADAEVTRARLNLSYTHIIAPIRGMIGKVNVTPGNLVGRGEPTLLATIDGLDPIYATFSISEVDWLRYSGAEAKRMPKELQFEMLLADGSRYPQRGRFGMSARALESQTGTLTIRTVFPNSGLRLRPNQFVRVRVITEVQPEALMVPQRAVMEFQALQTVFVVDPDNKVARRTITLGERVDNAFIVQSGLKPGDRVIVEGLQKVQPGASVIPEVVPLDLKRDGAPASKASASPAEGGATEASPAATDPSGTPAGGR, from the coding sequence ATGGAGGCCCCGTACGTGATCCCGTGTACCGAACCCTCGCCCCGCAAGCGCGGGATCCAGACGCTCGTCCTCGGTTGCGCGACCGCGCTGCTGCTGCTCACCACATCGTGCAGCGGAGGCGGCGAGAAGGGCAAGGCTGGAAAGCCCGCCGCATCCGCGGGCGGTGGTGCCGCGAGCGCGCCTCGGGTGTTCGTCATCGAGGCGGGGCGTCAGGCCGTTCCCATCGTCAACACCTATCCCGCCCAGACGCTCGCGTCCGAGTCGGTGCAGCTGCGCCCTCGCGTCGAGGGGTATCTGCTCAACTTCTCGTTCCGCGAGGGATCGCTGGTGAACCAGGGGCAGTTGCTCTTCGAGATCGACCCGGCGCCCTTCCAGGCCGCTCTCGAGCAGGCCCTTGCCAGCCGCAGCCGCGCGGTGGCCTCCCAAGACGCCGCCCAGGCCGACATCAGCCGTGCCAACGCCGACCTCGCCTACGCCCGCAAGCAGGTCGACTACGTGCGCGCCTGCGCTCAGCTCACCACCGCCGAGGCCTCGCTCAAGAAGGCCACCGAAGACGTGAACCGCTATCGTCCGCTGGCAAAGGCCCAGGCCATTCCACAGCAGACCCTCGACTACGCCCTGGCGGCCCTCTCCCAGGCCCAGGCCGATGTGACCGCGGCCAAGGCCACCGTCACCAACTCGAAGCTCAAGACCGAGGCCGACATCACGCGGGCCCAGTCGGCTGTCGGCACGGCGCAGGCCAACCTCGCGGCGGCGCGCGCCGGTCTTCAGGCGGCAGACGCCGAAGTGACCCGCGCCCGCCTCAACCTGAGCTACACCCACATCATCGCGCCCATCCGCGGCATGATCGGCAAGGTCAACGTCACGCCGGGCAACCTGGTGGGGCGCGGTGAGCCCACGTTGCTCGCCACCATCGACGGGCTCGACCCGATCTATGCCACGTTCTCTATCTCCGAGGTCGACTGGCTGCGCTACAGCGGCGCAGAGGCGAAGCGCATGCCGAAGGAGCTTCAGTTCGAGATGCTCCTGGCCGACGGCAGCCGCTATCCGCAGCGCGGACGCTTCGGCATGTCGGCGCGTGCGCTCGAGTCTCAGACCGGCACCCTCACCATCCGTACCGTGTTCCCCAATTCGGGACTGCGGCTGCGCCCCAACCAGTTCGTGCGCGTCCGCGTGATCACCGAGGTGCAGCCCGAGGCCCTTATGGTGCCGCAGCGCGCCGTGATGGAGTTCCAGGCGCTGCAGACGGTGTTCGTGGTCGATCCCGACAACAAGGTGGCTCGCCGCACCATCACGCTGGGCGAGCGCGTCGACAACGCCTTCATCGTTCAGAGCGGTCTCAAGCCCGGCGACCGCGTCATCGTCGAGGGGCTGCAGAAGGTGCAGCCTGGTGCCAGTGTCATCCCCGAGGTCGTTCCCCTCGACCTGAAGCGCGATGGCGCCCCCGCCTCGAAGGCGTCGGCGTCGCCCGCGGAGGGGGGAGCGACCGAGGCTTCTCCCGCGGCCACAGACCCGTCCGGCACCCCCGCGGGAGGCCGCTAG